In the Thermodesulfovibrio yellowstonii DSM 11347 genome, one interval contains:
- a CDS encoding aldehyde ferredoxin oxidoreductase family protein, which translates to MSSIKGYYGKLLYINLTTGKIEKREIPEEDLAKFIGGRGLGVKILWNHLQKPGVDPLSPENPLIFMTGPFSGFPVPSSSRTCVVTKSPITSPVHSPYPHASTLTYSNIGGFFGPELRFAGYDGIVITGKANSLCYIVIDDDKVEIRDAKKFKGMRTDAFDKAILEELKDRRYKTVYIGPAGENLVRYASILHTSTRAAGRGGVGCVMGSKNLKAIAVKGSKQPDVAHHKKFIEILEKARLVLNNSPNTKNWRSYGTAGYIVKSSDQGTETVRNFREGTFPEAYKIGAEAARRDVWVRDIACMYCPLACKKSGRTKGKYGGIVHDGPEYETGTMLGSNLLISDMAGLLKIIYNVDDLGLDAISTGAVIGFLMEAYEKGMINRKFLDGIELKWGSVDATLAIVQKIAYRDGIGDLASKGVKALFQKIGQGSEKFAIHVKGLELAAHNIQANPPRALCYATANRGGCHLNGDSVEAQNFRAMIDSTGVCLFAAMDKVYEEPIISMLSAITGVEYDRAQFLKAGERVFNLEKLFNYCEGFRREDDWLPDRFFEDAFTIGPKKGAVLDRAKFRDMLTQYYKERGWDPETTKPTEAKLKELELDKIIS; encoded by the coding sequence ATGAGTTCAATTAAGGGATATTATGGTAAATTGCTTTACATAAACCTTACGACCGGCAAGATTGAAAAAAGGGAAATCCCTGAGGAAGACCTTGCCAAATTTATCGGAGGACGGGGTTTAGGAGTAAAAATTTTATGGAATCATCTGCAAAAACCCGGAGTTGACCCACTTTCCCCTGAAAATCCTCTCATTTTCATGACAGGTCCCTTTTCTGGATTTCCTGTTCCTTCTTCATCAAGAACCTGTGTGGTTACAAAATCACCTATAACATCTCCTGTGCATTCTCCCTATCCACATGCATCAACTCTCACATACTCAAATATTGGTGGATTCTTCGGTCCTGAGCTTAGGTTTGCAGGTTATGATGGAATTGTAATTACTGGTAAAGCAAACTCTCTCTGCTACATTGTGATAGATGACGATAAGGTAGAAATTCGTGATGCTAAGAAATTTAAAGGCATGCGGACAGATGCCTTTGACAAGGCAATTTTGGAAGAACTCAAAGATAGAAGATATAAAACAGTATACATTGGACCAGCTGGTGAAAATCTTGTCCGATATGCCTCCATACTTCACACTTCTACCCGTGCAGCAGGTCGTGGCGGGGTGGGATGTGTTATGGGTTCAAAAAATTTAAAAGCTATTGCAGTAAAGGGAAGTAAGCAGCCCGATGTTGCTCATCATAAAAAATTTATTGAAATTCTTGAAAAAGCCAGATTAGTGTTAAACAACTCTCCTAATACAAAAAACTGGAGATCCTATGGAACAGCTGGCTATATTGTAAAAAGTAGTGATCAAGGCACAGAAACAGTGCGTAACTTCAGAGAAGGCACTTTCCCGGAAGCATATAAAATTGGTGCAGAGGCAGCAAGAAGGGATGTCTGGGTAAGGGATATTGCCTGTATGTATTGCCCACTTGCCTGCAAAAAGAGCGGCCGCACAAAGGGTAAATATGGTGGTATTGTTCATGATGGGCCAGAGTATGAAACCGGAACAATGCTTGGCTCTAATCTTTTAATATCAGACATGGCTGGTTTACTCAAGATAATCTATAATGTTGATGACCTTGGTTTAGACGCAATTTCAACTGGAGCAGTTATCGGATTTCTAATGGAAGCCTATGAAAAGGGAATGATTAATAGAAAATTCCTTGACGGAATTGAGCTTAAATGGGGAAGCGTTGATGCAACCCTTGCCATAGTACAAAAAATTGCATACAGAGACGGGATCGGAGACCTTGCCTCAAAGGGTGTAAAGGCATTATTTCAAAAAATTGGTCAGGGTAGTGAAAAGTTTGCCATACATGTAAAAGGACTTGAGCTTGCTGCCCACAACATTCAAGCAAATCCGCCAAGAGCACTCTGCTATGCTACTGCAAACAGGGGTGGATGTCACTTAAATGGTGACAGTGTTGAAGCGCAGAATTTTAGGGCTATGATTGACTCAACAGGAGTATGTTTATTCGCTGCCATGGATAAAGTCTATGAAGAACCAATAATTTCCATGCTCAGTGCAATAACAGGAGTTGAATATGACAGAGCACAGTTTCTTAAGGCAGGAGAGAGAGTCTTTAACTTAGAAAAGCTCTTCAACTACTGTGAGGGCTTCCGAAGAGAAGATGATTGGTTACCTGACCGCTTTTTTGAAGATGCCTTCACAATAGGACCGAAAAAAGGTGCTGTACTTGATAGGGCTAAGTTCCGTGACATGCTAACTCAATATTACAAAGAAAGAGGTTGGGATCCTGAAACCACCAAACCTACGGAGGCTAAATTAAAGGAACTTGAGCTGGATAAAATTATTAGTTAG
- a CDS encoding PIN domain-containing protein, protein MNENFYLLDTSFIVAFLSSKDVHHKRALELFVQTEGIFASNFLVFQETVTVICRRAREQNMLSSNLFRIINDFFNTIMIINEIPPREEILKIMENSQFLLSFTDASLIYYSGKLKAEILTFDNNLLSIK, encoded by the coding sequence ATGAATGAAAATTTCTATCTTCTTGATACCTCTTTTATTGTTGCTTTTCTGTCTTCAAAAGATGTTCACCATAAAAGAGCTTTAGAACTTTTTGTGCAAACTGAAGGTATATTTGCTTCTAATTTCTTAGTTTTTCAAGAAACAGTAACTGTTATATGCAGAAGAGCAAGAGAACAAAATATGCTCTCATCAAATTTATTCAGAATAATTAATGATTTTTTCAATACAATAATGATAATTAATGAAATACCACCTAGGGAAGAAATATTAAAAATCATGGAAAATTCTCAATTTCTTTTAAGTTTTACAGATGCTTCATTAATTTATTATTCTGGCAAACTTAAAGCAGAAATTCTCACATTTGACAATAACCTGCTTTCAATCAAATAA
- a CDS encoding type 1 glutamine amidotransferase has product MIAIIKNIKTEGPGSIENYLVENSTPYKIFESEDGDTPSTLEGYSGLIVMGGPMGVYEMDKYPHLKVVSRLIREAINRNLKVLGICLGAQLIAYTLGAKVYKGHGEEIGWHDIELTGDGLRDPVMISLAKHPSVGDVWRKFKVFHWHGDTFDLPIGAVHLAKSSVYENQAFRYKDNVYALQFHIEVTKEMLIEWFEDHPLKEQILTEAEKMLSEYSQRAKNFYKAFWGE; this is encoded by the coding sequence ATGATAGCGATAATTAAGAATATAAAGACAGAAGGTCCTGGCAGTATAGAGAATTATTTAGTTGAGAATTCCACGCCTTATAAAATTTTTGAATCAGAAGATGGCGATACACCCTCAACTCTTGAGGGCTATAGCGGTTTAATAGTAATGGGTGGACCTATGGGGGTTTATGAGATGGATAAATATCCCCATCTTAAGGTGGTTTCAAGGCTTATAAGAGAGGCAATAAATAGAAATCTAAAGGTGCTTGGAATATGTCTTGGCGCTCAGCTCATTGCCTATACACTCGGTGCAAAGGTATATAAAGGACATGGCGAAGAAATAGGCTGGCATGATATAGAACTTACCGGTGATGGTTTAAGGGACCCTGTAATGATTTCTCTTGCAAAGCATCCTTCTGTTGGTGATGTATGGAGAAAATTTAAAGTATTTCACTGGCACGGAGATACCTTTGATTTGCCTATTGGGGCAGTGCATCTTGCAAAGTCTTCAGTCTATGAAAATCAGGCATTTAGATACAAAGATAATGTCTATGCTTTGCAGTTTCATATTGAAGTAACAAAAGAGATGCTAATTGAATGGTTTGAAGACCATCCTTTAAAAGAGCAGATTCTTACTGAAGCAGAAAAAATGCTCTCCGAATACTCTCAGCGAGCAAAGAATTTTTATAAAGCTTTCTGGGGCGAATAA
- a CDS encoding sigma-54 interaction domain-containing protein, which yields MTRHKNIELKALFEVSRVLTSSFDLAQNLYSVLEILSKELDMRRGSIFIFDKKTEEISIVAAYGLTQEEMSRGRYRIGEGIVGKVIETGLPMFIPDIEKEPQFLNKTGSRPNKKGISFLCVPIRIEDEILGVISADRIYAEEQGDVDDDLRVLSVVASLIGQFIKLWESYKIMEDENIILRAQLKDRYNFPNLVGQSPSFQAVLKTVMKVASTDATVLLFGESGTGKELIAKTIHFQSKRAKGPFVAINCAAIPENLLEAELFGSEKGAFTGAVKRIGKFEQANGGTIFLDEIAELPLSLQPKLLRVLQERTVEPLGSSKTIRVDVRLISATNKDLSEEIRKGNFREDLFWRLNVIPIYIPPLRERKEDIPLLVEYYLKSFCNIYRKSVSIDEEALKVLVSYDWPGNVRELANTIERLVVMTESSKIKVYDLPDTVRGVFKLKPYSLGDLKLPTEVEELERIRIMDTLPKFNFNIRKTAQALGLTERQLNYRIKKYGIIIKKGVNLHDSDN from the coding sequence ATGACCAGACATAAAAACATAGAATTGAAGGCACTTTTTGAGGTAAGCAGAGTTTTAACGTCTTCCTTTGACCTTGCGCAAAATCTATATTCTGTCCTTGAAATTTTATCAAAAGAGCTTGATATGAGAAGAGGTAGTATTTTTATCTTTGATAAAAAGACAGAAGAAATCAGTATTGTTGCTGCCTATGGATTAACTCAAGAAGAGATGAGCAGAGGAAGATATAGAATTGGTGAAGGTATTGTAGGCAAAGTTATAGAGACAGGGTTGCCGATGTTTATTCCAGATATAGAGAAAGAACCTCAGTTTCTTAATAAAACAGGAAGTAGACCTAATAAAAAAGGCATTTCTTTTCTTTGTGTTCCTATAAGAATAGAGGATGAAATACTTGGTGTTATATCTGCTGACAGAATTTATGCTGAAGAGCAAGGAGATGTGGATGATGACTTAAGAGTGCTTTCTGTGGTTGCCTCTTTAATTGGACAGTTTATCAAATTATGGGAAAGCTATAAAATCATGGAAGATGAAAATATTATTCTGAGAGCTCAGCTTAAGGACAGATACAATTTTCCCAATCTTGTTGGACAGTCACCTTCTTTTCAGGCAGTTCTTAAAACAGTAATGAAAGTTGCTTCAACAGATGCCACAGTGCTACTGTTTGGAGAATCTGGCACAGGTAAGGAGCTTATAGCAAAGACAATTCATTTTCAAAGTAAAAGAGCAAAGGGACCCTTTGTTGCAATAAACTGTGCAGCAATTCCAGAAAATCTTCTTGAGGCAGAACTTTTTGGTTCAGAAAAAGGTGCATTCACAGGTGCTGTAAAAAGAATTGGTAAATTTGAACAGGCAAATGGAGGCACTATTTTTCTTGATGAAATAGCAGAGTTACCACTCTCACTTCAGCCAAAGCTACTGAGGGTGCTTCAGGAAAGAACAGTTGAGCCTCTTGGTTCATCAAAAACTATTAGGGTAGATGTAAGACTCATATCAGCTACAAACAAAGACCTCTCAGAGGAAATAAGAAAGGGAAACTTCAGGGAAGACCTATTCTGGAGGCTTAATGTTATTCCAATTTATATTCCACCTCTAAGAGAAAGAAAAGAGGATATTCCTCTGCTTGTGGAGTACTATCTTAAGAGTTTCTGCAATATTTATAGAAAATCTGTTTCAATTGATGAAGAAGCCTTAAAAGTGCTTGTTTCCTATGATTGGCCCGGAAATGTAAGAGAACTTGCAAACACTATAGAAAGGCTTGTTGTCATGACAGAGAGTAGTAAAATAAAGGTCTACGACCTTCCTGATACTGTTAGAGGGGTTTTTAAATTAAAGCCCTATTCCTTAGGAGATTTAAAGCTTCCCACAGAGGTTGAGGAACTTGAAAGAATTAGAATAATGGATACGCTGCCAAAATTTAATTTCAATATAAGAAAAACCGCACAGGCTTTGGGTCTTACTGAAAGGCAGCTTAATTATAGAATAAAAAAATACGGAATTATTATAAAAAAGGGAGTAAATTTACATGATAGCGATAATTAA
- a CDS encoding P-II family nitrogen regulator produces MKKIEAIIKPFKFEEVKEALVLAGIQGMTVTDVKGFGRQKGHVEIYRGSELEVLFIPKIKIEVVVPDSLVEKVVKVIQEKAYTGNVGDGKIFIIPVEDAVRIRTKEKGEQAV; encoded by the coding sequence ATGAAAAAGATTGAGGCAATAATTAAACCCTTTAAATTTGAAGAAGTAAAAGAAGCCCTTGTTCTCGCAGGTATTCAGGGAATGACAGTTACAGATGTAAAGGGTTTTGGTAGGCAGAAAGGACATGTAGAGATTTATAGAGGTAGTGAACTTGAGGTTTTATTTATACCCAAGATAAAGATTGAGGTTGTTGTGCCAGATAGCCTTGTAGAAAAGGTAGTTAAAGTCATACAGGAAAAAGCATACACTGGCAATGTGGGTGATGGTAAGATATTTATTATTCCTGTTGAAGATGCAGTAAGAATCAGAACAAAGGAAAAGGGTGAACAGGCAGTTTGA
- a CDS encoding ammonium transporter: MKRLITIFLLILMVLALSTNIIFAEGDIPQPQAQPGLTGQTAQPQPKLDTGDTAWMIVATALVMLMTVPGLALFYGGLAKRKDVLNTIAMSFVAYCLASFLWIAYGYSLAFSGDIGGIIGQFNKAFLSEVKIDSLQGTIPEVLFSIFQLTFAAITVALISGAYIERMKFSAWVLFTILWMSLVYVPIAHWVWGGGFLAKMGALDFAGGTVVHINAGVAALVGVLILGKRKNTLLVPNNLTLVAIGAALLWFGWFGFNAGSAAASNGLAAQAFINTNTATAVAALAWMFTEWAVTKKPTVLGLASGMIAGLVAITPAAGFVNIIGSIIIGALAGFICYFSVTAMKPKLGYDDALDVFGIHGVAGIIGAILTGVFADPAINEAGKGLLYGNPEQLWTQTIAVLVTIVYTAIMTALIFLVIRIFMKIRVTEEEEIIGLDSSQHSERAYNL, encoded by the coding sequence ATGAAACGATTGATTACAATATTTTTACTTATTTTGATGGTATTAGCGTTATCAACAAACATAATATTTGCTGAAGGAGATATTCCTCAGCCGCAAGCCCAACCTGGGCTAACAGGGCAGACAGCACAGCCTCAGCCAAAGCTTGATACAGGTGATACTGCATGGATGATTGTAGCAACAGCTCTTGTTATGCTGATGACAGTGCCAGGACTTGCACTGTTTTACGGTGGTTTGGCTAAAAGAAAGGATGTGCTTAACACTATTGCTATGAGCTTTGTAGCCTATTGCTTGGCAAGTTTCCTATGGATAGCCTATGGATACAGCTTAGCTTTCTCAGGTGATATTGGTGGAATAATTGGACAGTTTAATAAAGCTTTTTTGAGCGAGGTAAAGATTGATTCATTGCAGGGAACTATACCAGAGGTTTTGTTCTCAATATTTCAGCTTACCTTTGCTGCAATTACAGTAGCTTTGATTAGTGGAGCCTACATTGAAAGAATGAAGTTTTCAGCATGGGTGCTCTTTACAATTCTTTGGATGAGCCTTGTCTATGTTCCTATTGCTCACTGGGTATGGGGTGGAGGATTTCTTGCAAAGATGGGAGCTCTTGATTTTGCTGGTGGAACAGTTGTTCATATTAATGCAGGGGTCGCTGCTTTAGTTGGAGTTCTCATACTTGGTAAAAGAAAAAATACTCTGCTTGTTCCAAATAACCTTACTCTGGTTGCAATTGGTGCTGCGCTTCTTTGGTTTGGATGGTTTGGATTTAACGCGGGAAGTGCAGCTGCATCAAACGGGCTTGCTGCACAGGCATTCATAAACACAAATACAGCTACAGCAGTAGCAGCACTTGCTTGGATGTTTACAGAGTGGGCAGTGACAAAGAAACCTACTGTGCTTGGACTTGCATCAGGTATGATAGCAGGTCTTGTTGCAATTACTCCTGCTGCAGGCTTTGTAAATATCATTGGTTCAATAATAATTGGAGCTCTGGCAGGATTTATATGCTACTTCAGCGTAACAGCAATGAAACCAAAGCTTGGTTATGACGATGCCCTTGATGTATTTGGAATTCACGGTGTTGCAGGAATAATTGGTGCAATTTTAACAGGAGTTTTTGCAGACCCTGCAATTAATGAGGCTGGTAAAGGACTTCTTTACGGAAATCCAGAACAGCTATGGACACAGACAATTGCAGTGTTAGTAACAATAGTTTACACAGCAATAATGACTGCGTTAATATTCTTAGTGATTAGAATATTCATGAAGATTAGAGTTACTGAGGAAGAGGAAATTATAGGACTTGATTCATCTCAGCATAGTGAAAGGGCGTATAACCTATAA
- a CDS encoding TorF family putative porin codes for MRHFKYLVSVVLVIFFSFSLAMAEEVKKEEPKQEDKVTGSVSAGIYSRYIFRGYELSSGSVVIQPSVTVSYKGFSVNYWGNIDTNERQTQSFVPDRPSRKSFNESDLTLSYTYPIDKLSLTGGYIYYGTKYTDETEEVFLSASYDIISKPTLTIYRDISAYPGTYVNLSFSHSFEVYKDITLDLAASFGYFKGDDSYWRTYDSSTGEYTGKKYSAFHDGKLQAGFTIPVMKNVTVQPVVQYWFPLSNKAKRVVDGSSYNHNGHLDDTWVAGVGITFSF; via the coding sequence ATGAGACATTTTAAGTATTTAGTATCGGTAGTCTTGGTTATTTTCTTTTCTTTTTCCTTGGCAATGGCAGAGGAAGTTAAAAAAGAAGAACCAAAACAGGAGGACAAAGTAACGGGTAGTGTTTCTGCAGGAATTTACAGCAGGTACATATTTCGTGGTTATGAACTTAGTTCAGGTAGCGTTGTAATTCAACCATCTGTTACAGTTTCTTACAAGGGTTTTTCTGTGAATTACTGGGGAAACATTGATACAAATGAAAGACAAACCCAGAGTTTTGTTCCAGACAGACCAAGCAGAAAAAGCTTTAATGAGTCTGACCTTACACTGAGTTATACTTATCCAATTGATAAACTTTCTTTGACAGGTGGTTATATCTACTATGGAACAAAATATACTGATGAAACAGAGGAAGTTTTTTTAAGTGCAAGTTATGATATTATTTCAAAACCTACACTTACAATTTACCGTGACATCTCTGCATATCCAGGCACCTATGTGAATCTGTCCTTTTCTCATTCTTTTGAGGTTTACAAAGACATAACCCTTGACCTTGCAGCATCCTTTGGCTATTTCAAGGGCGATGATTCTTACTGGAGAACCTATGACAGTAGCACAGGAGAATACACAGGCAAAAAATACAGTGCTTTTCACGATGGAAAGCTTCAGGCAGGCTTTACAATACCAGTTATGAAAAATGTAACTGTTCAGCCAGTGGTTCAATACTGGTTTCCTCTTTCAAACAAGGCAAAAAGAGTTGTTGATGGCAGTTCTTATAATCACAATGGACATCTTGATGACACATGGGTAGCAGGCGTAGGTATTACTTTTAGCTTTTAA
- a CDS encoding methyl-accepting chemotaxis protein, whose product MFGTLSKLMNKRNGKSYQNQQGNNNELMEKILSKSIELVDLSPLIEKEAEVLKSGTEKIDGVVNLVSKEMDAVRTVLEEVSISATENLKRVFRVSENITLTKESFKETETSMLSIKQAVETLVSTTLSVYDAIKMISSLATTIKEIADKTELLSLNASIEAARAGEHGRGFAIVAEEVGKLAHATMSATKDVSSKTKNIFSLIEKIKIETNIIEKQVQKTYVKVTENRKKFESIDTPLEELVRNAEKLENVSDNLKNTVDNVEQSLYVLSNFVKNAVLSSNNLKGFANKLHTLSEEQILDIGKVRSRIHKYAREIVENATLSRELKSMFHFTMEQYLRELIYQYDIFELLYVTDEKGVQITENVSRGEFKAQYGSTGYGEDWSNRKWFIEAKKRLSTYISDIYISVATNSYCFTVSSPIFNEKGEFIGVLGADVDLRKIIEFGNQRIV is encoded by the coding sequence ATGTTTGGAACTTTATCAAAATTAATGAATAAAAGAAATGGAAAAAGCTATCAAAATCAACAAGGAAATAATAATGAATTAATGGAAAAAATTTTAAGTAAATCTATTGAACTTGTTGATCTTTCTCCTCTAATTGAAAAAGAAGCAGAGGTTTTAAAATCAGGCACAGAAAAAATTGATGGAGTAGTTAATCTTGTTTCAAAGGAGATGGATGCAGTCAGGACAGTATTAGAGGAAGTTTCCATTTCTGCTACCGAAAATTTAAAAAGAGTATTCAGGGTAAGTGAAAATATAACCCTTACTAAGGAGAGTTTTAAGGAAACAGAAACAAGCATGCTTTCAATTAAACAGGCTGTTGAAACTCTGGTATCTACTACATTGAGTGTATACGATGCTATTAAAATGATTTCATCTCTTGCCACAACAATAAAGGAAATCGCAGATAAAACCGAACTATTATCCCTTAATGCATCTATAGAAGCTGCTCGTGCTGGCGAACATGGTAGAGGCTTTGCAATCGTAGCAGAGGAAGTAGGAAAACTCGCCCATGCAACTATGTCAGCAACAAAAGATGTTTCATCAAAAACCAAAAATATATTCTCTCTTATTGAAAAAATAAAGATTGAAACTAATATTATTGAAAAACAGGTGCAGAAAACCTATGTTAAGGTTACTGAAAATAGAAAGAAATTTGAATCCATAGATACTCCTCTTGAAGAGCTTGTCCGAAATGCTGAAAAATTAGAAAATGTGTCAGATAATTTAAAAAATACAGTTGACAATGTGGAACAATCGTTATATGTATTGTCGAATTTCGTAAAAAATGCCGTGCTTTCCTCAAATAATCTAAAAGGATTTGCAAATAAACTCCATACATTATCGGAAGAACAGATTTTAGATATAGGAAAAGTAAGAAGCAGAATTCATAAATATGCCAGAGAGATTGTAGAAAACGCAACTCTTTCAAGGGAGCTTAAATCAATGTTTCATTTCACTATGGAGCAATATCTTAGAGAATTAATTTATCAATATGATATTTTTGAACTTCTCTATGTCACAGATGAAAAAGGTGTTCAAATAACTGAAAATGTGTCAAGAGGAGAGTTCAAAGCCCAATATGGTTCTACAGGATATGGTGAAGACTGGTCAAATAGAAAATGGTTTATAGAGGCAAAAAAAAGGCTTTCAACTTATATTTCCGATATTTATATTTCAGTTGCTACAAATTCTTACTGCTTTACAGTCTCTTCTCCCATATTTAATGAAAAAGGAGAGTTTATAGGAGTTTTAGGAGCAGATGTTGATTTAAGAAAAATAATTGAGTTTGGAAATCAGAGAATAGTTTAA
- the nifB gene encoding nitrogenase cofactor biosynthesis protein NifB, which yields MKKQSLEEGVINTHPCFSERGHERYGRLHLPVAPVCNISCNYCNRNYDCVNESRPGVSSRIITPLEALKRVLVATERDRISVIGVAGPGDPLANESTFNFFKLVRKEFPNIFLCLSTNGLLLPKKVEVLQDLGIFTVTVTINAINPSTAEKIYAWILYDGKLMKGREASEYLLENQWNGLEMLTDRGFCVKVNSVLIPGVNEREIENIAERARRLKAKVMNIIPLIPNGKMINLQKPSCQVLEDIRKVCEKHIRQIRHCRQCRADAFGSLEEDKDIELELINNALAFDYCESV from the coding sequence ATGAAAAAGCAATCTCTTGAGGAAGGAGTAATCAATACACATCCCTGCTTTTCAGAGAGAGGTCATGAAAGATATGGAAGATTGCATCTTCCTGTAGCACCAGTCTGTAACATAAGTTGCAATTACTGTAATAGAAATTATGATTGCGTAAATGAATCAAGACCTGGAGTATCAAGTAGAATTATTACACCATTGGAAGCTTTAAAAAGAGTGTTAGTAGCAACTGAGAGAGATAGAATCTCTGTTATTGGAGTAGCAGGTCCAGGGGATCCTCTTGCTAATGAGTCAACTTTTAATTTTTTTAAACTTGTAAGGAAAGAGTTTCCTAATATTTTTCTCTGTCTTTCAACCAATGGACTTCTTTTACCTAAGAAAGTAGAAGTTTTACAGGATTTAGGAATTTTTACGGTTACAGTGACAATTAATGCCATTAATCCTTCTACTGCAGAAAAGATTTATGCTTGGATTTTGTACGATGGGAAGTTAATGAAGGGCAGAGAAGCTTCTGAATATCTTCTTGAGAACCAATGGAATGGCTTGGAAATGCTTACGGACAGAGGTTTCTGTGTAAAGGTAAATTCTGTGTTAATTCCAGGAGTAAATGAGAGAGAGATTGAAAATATTGCCGAAAGAGCAAGAAGGCTTAAAGCTAAAGTGATGAACATCATTCCTCTTATACCAAACGGGAAAATGATTAATTTACAAAAGCCATCCTGTCAGGTATTAGAAGATATTAGAAAGGTTTGCGAAAAACATATAAGACAGATCAGACACTGCAGGCAATGCAGAGCAGATGCTTTTGGTAGTCTTGAAGAAGATAAAGATATTGAGCTTGAATTAATAAATAATGCTTTAGCTTTTGACTACTGTGAATCAGTTTAG
- a CDS encoding P-II family nitrogen regulator, giving the protein MKEIVAIIRRDKTPVTKKALEELGFPSLTLQGVEGRGKQKGDACIEELDSDLPESYCTAVKLKPTPSTYALEHSLPKVALFVPKRMLTIIAPDEVVELIIKKIIEVNRTGKHGDGKIFICPIQKTVRIRTGEENEKAIS; this is encoded by the coding sequence ATGAAAGAGATTGTGGCAATAATAAGAAGAGATAAAACACCTGTAACAAAGAAGGCACTGGAGGAACTTGGCTTTCCATCTCTTACTCTTCAAGGTGTTGAAGGTAGAGGAAAACAGAAAGGTGATGCCTGCATAGAAGAGCTTGACTCTGATTTGCCTGAAAGCTACTGCACTGCTGTGAAACTGAAACCAACTCCCTCAACCTATGCCCTTGAACACAGTCTTCCTAAGGTAGCCCTTTTTGTGCCTAAGAGAATGCTTACAATAATTGCTCCAGATGAAGTTGTGGAACTAATCATAAAGAAAATAATTGAAGTTAATAGAACAGGAAAGCACGGAGATGGAAAAATATTTATATGTCCAATACAAAAGACAGTTAGAATAAGAACAGGGGAGGAAAATGAAAAAGCAATCTCTTGA
- a CDS encoding P-II family nitrogen regulator, translated as MKMIRAFIRPEKEQEVVLALEGAGYPSLTKMPVFGRGKQKGLQVGPVHYDELPKTLLMMVVDDEDVDKVVKIIEDKARTGFIGDGKIFISPVEKAFTIRTGKEGL; from the coding sequence ATGAAAATGATTAGAGCATTCATAAGACCAGAGAAAGAGCAGGAAGTAGTCCTTGCCCTTGAAGGCGCAGGATATCCATCTCTAACAAAGATGCCAGTCTTTGGAAGAGGTAAGCAGAAGGGACTGCAGGTTGGACCAGTTCATTACGATGAACTTCCAAAAACGCTTCTAATGATGGTTGTAGACGATGAGGATGTCGATAAAGTAGTAAAAATTATTGAAGATAAGGCTCGCACAGGATTCATTGGTGATGGAAAGATTTTTATAAGCCCTGTTGAAAAAGCCTTTACAATAAGAACAGGAAAGGAGGGACTATGA
- the nifX gene encoding nitrogen fixation protein NifX translates to MKVAFASTDGIRVNEHFGRSGQFVVYEVEEEGYKFMEIRKFSEGRDRAIEESKDTPEVHNDLVWDKVKALSDCKIIYMTEIGPPSAARLSQKGIMPLKVKEGSSIEECLEKLYETIKTSPPPWLKKLLNKKEE, encoded by the coding sequence ATGAAAGTAGCCTTTGCATCTACAGACGGAATAAGGGTGAATGAGCACTTTGGACGTTCTGGTCAGTTTGTGGTCTATGAAGTTGAGGAAGAGGGATATAAATTTATGGAGATAAGAAAGTTTTCAGAAGGTAGAGATAGGGCAATAGAGGAGAGCAAGGATACTCCAGAAGTTCACAATGACCTTGTATGGGATAAAGTGAAGGCTCTATCGGACTGTAAAATCATTTACATGACTGAGATAGGACCGCCTTCTGCTGCAAGGCTCTCTCAGAAGGGAATTATGCCCCTTAAAGTAAAGGAGGGAAGCTCAATTGAAGAATGCCTTGAAAAACTTTACGAAACAATAAAAACATCGCCGCCACCATGGCTAAAAAAATTACTCAATAAAAAGGAGGAATAA